A section of the Streptomyces sp. 6-11-2 genome encodes:
- a CDS encoding SpoIIE family protein phosphatase/ATP-binding protein, protein MFLLQAAVVAALVIAAVAALVLQAQRDSLQDARARTLAVAHTFASAPGTARALTGRNPTAILQPRAEQVRKQTGVAFVVVFDRDGIRITHPDPSLIGKRVIGPYQQQTVQGLTVTRTFTTSRGPAVDSGVPVIRADGKIVGAVSVAITVQRVNAVVKRQVPVVLGAAAVALALGTGGSALVSRRLRRQTHGLGPAEVTRMYEHHDAVLHAVREGVLITAGDGRLMLANDEARRLLDLPPDVERRPIAALGLDAGMVDLLTADRPVTDQMHFAGERLLAVNVRPTAPYGGQAGCAVTLRDATELRALAGSAERAQQRLRLLYEAGMRIGTTLDVKRTAEEVAEVATSRFADYATVELLEPVLHGAEPGDTAGLLRIACRGVRQEPPLPAAGERVVRDAATPMAMALAGGHAVLERDLTVSPSWVARVPELARLVPDLGLRSLISVPLKARGVVLGLVTFWRSEHSGRFEEEDLPVTEELAARAAVCIDNARRYTREHIVAVALQRSLLPRVLPEQNALEVAHRYLPAQAGVGGDWFDVIPLSGARVALVVGDVVGHGLHAAATMGRLRTAVHNFSALDLPPDELLGSLDELVTRIDQDGPEGEQDVTGATCLYAIYDPVDQQVALARAGHPGPALVLPDGTVVLPDIPGSPPLGLGLGGSLPVETVELRLPEGSSLVLFTDGLIATRERDIDTGLALLRQALTEPAHTPARDPEHTCQAVFDALRPDHPRDDIALLVARARLLHPTKVAAWDVPRDPAAVRRVRDGAGRRLEVWGLEEIAFTTELIISELITNAIRYGTEPIRLRLLRDRTLICEVADGSSTSPRLRRATATDEGGRGLFLVARFAQRWGTRYTPRGKIIWTEQALPGTPDGAGSLLADAAPVQ, encoded by the coding sequence ATCCCACCGCGATCCTGCAGCCGCGTGCCGAGCAGGTACGTAAGCAGACCGGCGTCGCCTTCGTCGTCGTCTTCGACCGCGACGGAATCCGTATCACCCACCCCGATCCCTCCTTGATCGGGAAGCGCGTCATCGGCCCGTATCAGCAGCAAACGGTCCAGGGCCTCACCGTCACGAGAACCTTCACCACCTCCCGCGGCCCGGCCGTGGACTCGGGCGTGCCCGTCATCCGGGCGGACGGGAAGATCGTCGGTGCGGTGTCCGTCGCGATCACCGTCCAGCGCGTGAACGCGGTCGTGAAGCGGCAGGTGCCGGTGGTACTGGGGGCGGCCGCCGTCGCGCTCGCCCTGGGTACGGGCGGATCGGCGCTGGTGAGCCGACGGCTGCGCCGGCAGACTCACGGCCTCGGCCCGGCGGAGGTGACCCGCATGTACGAGCACCACGACGCCGTGCTGCACGCCGTCCGGGAAGGCGTGCTGATCACCGCCGGAGACGGGCGGCTGATGCTGGCCAACGACGAGGCCCGGCGGCTGCTGGATCTGCCCCCGGACGTGGAGCGGCGCCCCATCGCCGCCCTGGGCCTGGATGCGGGCATGGTCGACCTGCTGACGGCGGACCGTCCGGTCACCGACCAGATGCACTTCGCGGGGGAACGGCTGCTGGCCGTGAACGTGAGGCCCACCGCTCCCTACGGCGGACAGGCGGGCTGTGCGGTGACGCTGCGGGACGCCACCGAGTTGCGGGCGCTCGCGGGCTCGGCCGAGCGGGCCCAGCAGCGGCTGCGGCTGCTGTACGAGGCGGGCATGCGGATAGGCACCACCCTGGACGTGAAGCGCACCGCGGAGGAGGTCGCCGAGGTCGCGACTTCCCGCTTCGCCGACTACGCCACCGTCGAGCTGCTGGAGCCCGTGCTGCACGGCGCCGAGCCCGGGGACACGGCGGGTTTGCTCCGCATCGCGTGCCGCGGCGTGAGGCAGGAACCTCCGTTGCCCGCGGCCGGCGAGCGCGTCGTCCGGGACGCGGCCACCCCGATGGCGATGGCCCTGGCCGGCGGGCACGCGGTGCTGGAGCGGGATCTGACCGTCTCCCCCAGTTGGGTCGCGCGGGTACCGGAGCTTGCCCGTCTGGTGCCCGACCTGGGGCTCCGTTCGCTGATCAGCGTGCCGCTCAAGGCCCGCGGCGTGGTGCTGGGCCTGGTCACCTTCTGGCGCTCGGAGCACAGCGGCCGGTTCGAGGAAGAAGATCTCCCGGTCACCGAGGAGCTGGCCGCTCGCGCCGCGGTATGCATCGACAACGCCCGCCGCTACACGCGCGAACACATCGTGGCCGTCGCCTTGCAGCGCAGCCTGCTCCCCCGCGTTCTGCCCGAGCAGAACGCGCTGGAGGTCGCCCACCGCTACCTGCCCGCCCAGGCCGGGGTGGGCGGCGACTGGTTCGACGTCATCCCCCTGTCCGGAGCCCGCGTGGCCCTGGTGGTCGGTGACGTCGTCGGCCACGGCCTGCACGCCGCCGCCACCATGGGGCGCCTGCGCACCGCGGTGCACAACTTCTCGGCCCTCGACCTGCCCCCCGACGAGCTGCTCGGCAGTCTCGACGAGCTGGTCACCCGGATCGACCAGGACGGGCCAGAGGGTGAGCAGGACGTCACCGGGGCCACGTGTCTCTACGCCATCTACGACCCGGTGGACCAACAGGTCGCCCTGGCCAGGGCCGGCCATCCGGGACCCGCCCTGGTCCTTCCGGACGGCACGGTCGTCCTCCCCGACATACCGGGCTCCCCGCCCCTGGGCCTGGGCCTGGGCGGCAGCCTGCCCGTTGAAACCGTCGAACTGCGGCTGCCGGAAGGGTCCAGCCTGGTGCTGTTCACCGACGGCCTGATCGCGACACGTGAACGGGACATCGACACCGGCCTCGCCCTGCTGCGGCAGGCCCTCACCGAACCCGCGCACACCCCGGCCCGCGATCCGGAGCACACCTGCCAGGCAGTCTTCGACGCCCTGCGACCGGACCACCCCCGCGACGACATCGCCCTGCTGGTAGCCCGCGCCCGCCTGCTCCACCCCACCAAGGTCGCGGCCTGGGACGTACCACGGGACCCCGCGGCCGTCCGCCGTGTCCGCGACGGTGCCGGCCGCCGGCTCGAGGTGTGGGGCCTGGAGGAGATCGCCTTCACCACCGAGTTGATCATCAGCGAACTGATCACCAACGCGATCCGCTACGGAACCGAGCCCATCCGCCTGCGCCTGCTGCGCGACCGCACCCTGATCTGCGAGGTTGCCGACGGCAGCAGCACCTCTCCCCGCCTGCGCAGGGCCACCGCCACCGACGAGGGCGGACGCGGCCTGTTCCTCGTGGCCCGATTCGCCCAGCGCTGGGGAACCCGCTACACCCCCCGCGGCAAGATCATCTGGACCGAACAGGCCCTCCCCGGCACGCCGGACGGCGCCGGCTCCCTCCTGGCCGACGCGGCCCCCGTGCAGTGA
- a CDS encoding PP2C family protein-serine/threonine phosphatase, protein MRLRQRFSHRPRSRQAGDALLALPLGLIVAIVLVDVLAPHGLPLGPSLLIVAPALAASFASTLVTGAIAALTVVGMLVIGLQSGHLLGGTMSFGSQFIALLVVSVIVTVFRYLRERHARELALVRMVSEATQRVVLRPLPRRIGPLRVGSVYMAAQQESLIGGDLYAAARTPTGTRLIIGDVMGKGLTAISDAALLLGAFREGAHRQATLPDLASYLDHSVYWNLTDSTESGAAGESFITAAILDIPDALPQVHMVTCGHPPPVLLHGRNVSTLHATCPAPPLGLGALTGHRYRVDTFALEPGDTLLLHTDGVIEARDARGVFYPLAERAGSWGHHSPSVLVHHLRTDLLAHAGGHLADDAAMVAVQRSRRPVSTEEADRPPARPAREGDRAPDSETISDPGMTR, encoded by the coding sequence ATGCGCCTGCGGCAGCGGTTTTCACACCGCCCTCGCTCACGGCAGGCCGGTGACGCTCTGCTGGCGCTTCCGCTGGGCTTGATCGTGGCGATCGTGCTGGTCGACGTACTGGCCCCACATGGTTTGCCGCTGGGCCCGTCGCTACTGATCGTGGCGCCCGCGCTCGCTGCGTCCTTCGCCTCCACCCTCGTCACCGGGGCGATTGCCGCTCTGACTGTGGTGGGCATGCTCGTCATCGGTCTTCAGAGCGGCCACCTGCTGGGCGGCACGATGTCCTTCGGCTCCCAGTTCATCGCCCTGCTGGTGGTGTCGGTGATCGTGACCGTCTTCCGATATCTGCGCGAGCGGCACGCCCGTGAGCTGGCGCTGGTGCGGATGGTGTCGGAGGCCACGCAGCGGGTGGTGCTGCGGCCGCTGCCGCGGCGGATCGGTCCGCTGCGGGTGGGATCGGTGTACATGGCGGCGCAGCAGGAGTCCCTGATCGGCGGCGACCTGTACGCGGCCGCCCGCACTCCCACGGGTACCCGGCTGATCATCGGCGATGTGATGGGCAAGGGCCTGACCGCGATCAGCGACGCCGCTTTGCTGCTGGGAGCCTTCCGGGAAGGCGCACACCGTCAGGCCACCCTCCCCGACCTCGCGTCCTACCTGGACCACAGCGTGTACTGGAACCTGACCGACTCCACCGAGTCGGGGGCGGCCGGGGAGTCGTTCATCACCGCCGCCATCCTCGACATCCCCGACGCGCTGCCCCAGGTGCACATGGTCACCTGCGGGCATCCGCCACCCGTACTGCTGCACGGCCGGAACGTCTCCACACTGCACGCCACCTGCCCCGCGCCACCGCTGGGACTGGGCGCACTGACCGGTCACCGCTACCGCGTCGACACCTTCGCGCTCGAACCCGGAGACACGCTGCTGCTGCACACCGACGGGGTGATCGAGGCACGGGATGCCCGGGGCGTCTTCTACCCGCTGGCCGAGCGCGCCGGCTCCTGGGGCCACCACAGCCCCTCCGTGCTGGTCCATCACCTGCGCACCGACTTGCTCGCCCACGCCGGTGGACACCTGGCCGACGACGCGGCCATGGTTGCCGTCCAACGCAGCCGCCGGCCAGTGTCCACCGAGGAAGCCGACCGCCCACCTGCTCGGCCCGCCAGAGAAGGCGACCGGGCACCCGACTCGGAGACCATCTCCGATCCCGGCATGACACGTTGA